A stretch of Acropora muricata isolate sample 2 chromosome 7, ASM3666990v1, whole genome shotgun sequence DNA encodes these proteins:
- the LOC136923825 gene encoding uncharacterized skeletal organic matrix protein 5-like isoform X2 — MNNETKETKPNDFITDEQSYYIKRMGGAVTASSSNEIFKNQRGTKSQVYMLMLGSRNIPVYCFMGDFGCGSGGWTLVMKTDGTKNTFHYSSPFWRDKEVYNLAGGKTGFDKHETKLPSYWETHFSKICLGMWNGSRTRFVVIRQSANSLYELIADEIYRNVSLGGDKWKSLIGPQASLQKNCNKEGFNVVCGGSESSKYSRARIGIIANDQNDCLTCDSRIGYGTAGLQDDSNTCGNDAMHSPDNGDKHIKAMGYILVQ; from the exons ATGAATAACGAGACCAAGGAAACGAAACCAAATGACTTCATCACAGATGAGCAAAGCTATTACATAAAACGCATGGGTGGAG CTGTCACAGCTTCATCTTCCAACGAAATATTTAAAAACCAAAG GGGAACAAAGAGCCAGGTGTACATGCTGATGCTTGGGTCACGCAACATTCCAGTTTATTGTTTTATGGGAGACTTCGGATGCGGAAGTGGAGGATGGACCCTTGTTATGAAAACTGATGGCACAAAG AACACATTCCACTATTCTTCTCCTTTCTGGAGGGACAAGGAAGTTTACAACCTTGCAGGAGGGAAGACTGGTTTTGACAAACATGAAACTAAACTACCCTCGTATTGGGAGACGCACTTCTCAAAGATCTGTCTTGGAATGTGGAACGGCTCAAGGACAAGATTTGTGGTCATTCGCCAAAGCGCCAACTCACTGTATGAACTGATCGCTGACGAAATATACCGAAATGTTTCGCTGGGCGGTGACAAGTGGAAGTCTCTTATTGGTCCACAAGCCTCACTACAGAAGAATTGCAATAAAGAAGGGTTCAACGTTGTCTGTGGAGGCAGTGAAAGCAGCAAATATTCAAGAGCAAGGATCGGTATCATTGCGAACGATCAAAACGACTGTCTAACTTGTGACTCCAGAATTGGATATGGAACTGCAGGTTTGCAAGACGACTCAAACACATGTGGAAACGATGCCATGCATTCTCCTGATAATGGCGATAAACATATCAAGGCCATGGGGTATATCCTGGTTCAGTGA
- the LOC136923825 gene encoding uncharacterized skeletal organic matrix protein 5-like isoform X1, with amino-acid sequence MSLAIFLFYVMPLVGTSEAKGEQCKVYQVPISGKALRNHAYRTAKAGELFRCYVRCERDPVCKSCNFKQSQEICEMNNETKETKPNDFITDEQSYYIKRMGGAVTASSSNEIFKNQRGTKSQVYMLMLGSRNIPVYCFMGDFGCGSGGWTLVMKTDGTKNTFHYSSPFWRDKEVYNLAGGKTGFDKHETKLPSYWETHFSKICLGMWNGSRTRFVVIRQSANSLYELIADEIYRNVSLGGDKWKSLIGPQASLQKNCNKEGFNVVCGGSESSKYSRARIGIIANDQNDCLTCDSRIGYGTAGLQDDSNTCGNDAMHSPDNGDKHIKAMGYILVQ; translated from the exons ATGTCACTGGCAATTTTCCTATTTTATGTGATGCCCTTGGTTGGTACAAGTGAAGCGAAAGGCGAGCAATGCAAAGTTTATCAAGTCCCAATTAGTGGCAAAGCACTTCGCAATCACGCTTACAGAACTGCAAAGGCCGGGGAACTGTTTAGATGCTATGTACGCTGTGAGAGAGATCCAGTGTGCAAGAGCTGCAACTTCAAACAGTCACAAGAGATCTGCGAAATGAATAACGAGACCAAGGAAACGAAACCAAATGACTTCATCACAGATGAGCAAAGCTATTACATAAAACGCATGGGTGGAG CTGTCACAGCTTCATCTTCCAACGAAATATTTAAAAACCAAAG GGGAACAAAGAGCCAGGTGTACATGCTGATGCTTGGGTCACGCAACATTCCAGTTTATTGTTTTATGGGAGACTTCGGATGCGGAAGTGGAGGATGGACCCTTGTTATGAAAACTGATGGCACAAAG AACACATTCCACTATTCTTCTCCTTTCTGGAGGGACAAGGAAGTTTACAACCTTGCAGGAGGGAAGACTGGTTTTGACAAACATGAAACTAAACTACCCTCGTATTGGGAGACGCACTTCTCAAAGATCTGTCTTGGAATGTGGAACGGCTCAAGGACAAGATTTGTGGTCATTCGCCAAAGCGCCAACTCACTGTATGAACTGATCGCTGACGAAATATACCGAAATGTTTCGCTGGGCGGTGACAAGTGGAAGTCTCTTATTGGTCCACAAGCCTCACTACAGAAGAATTGCAATAAAGAAGGGTTCAACGTTGTCTGTGGAGGCAGTGAAAGCAGCAAATATTCAAGAGCAAGGATCGGTATCATTGCGAACGATCAAAACGACTGTCTAACTTGTGACTCCAGAATTGGATATGGAACTGCAGGTTTGCAAGACGACTCAAACACATGTGGAAACGATGCCATGCATTCTCCTGATAATGGCGATAAACATATCAAGGCCATGGGGTATATCCTGGTTCAGTGA